A genomic window from Klebsiella quasipneumoniae subsp. quasipneumoniae includes:
- a CDS encoding NupC/NupG family nucleoside CNT transporter has protein sequence MQILMGLIGMVALLAIAVLLSNNRKAINLRTVLGAWIIQVGIGALILYVPAGRSALLAMSNGVARVIAYGNEGIGFIFGGLVSDKMFEVFGGGGFVFALRVLPVIVFFSSLIAVLYYLGIMQLVIRILGGALRAVLKTSRTESLSATANIFVGQTEAPLVVRPYIATMTRSELFAVMCGGLASVAGSVLAGYAQMGVPLEYLIAASFMAAPGGLLFAKIIVPETETPDDNPAHDRQSADADKPANVLDAAASGAASGMQLALNVGAMLLAFIALIALLNGILSGVGGWFNHPELSLQMILGWVFSPLAWVIGVPWHEATVAGSFIGQKLIINEFVAYMNFGEYLKADAEVAAAGLQVISDHTKAIISFALCGFANLSSIAILIGGLGGMAPNRRQDIAQLGLRAVAAGTLSNLMSATIAGVFLAL, from the coding sequence ATGCAAATCCTCATGGGACTTATCGGCATGGTGGCGCTTTTGGCCATTGCTGTGCTGCTCTCCAATAATCGAAAAGCCATTAACCTGCGTACTGTGCTCGGCGCCTGGATAATCCAGGTGGGTATCGGCGCGTTGATATTGTATGTACCGGCCGGGCGCTCGGCGCTGTTAGCGATGTCGAACGGCGTCGCCCGCGTAATTGCCTATGGCAATGAAGGGATCGGTTTCATCTTCGGCGGGCTGGTCTCCGATAAAATGTTCGAGGTGTTTGGCGGCGGCGGCTTTGTCTTTGCCCTGCGCGTGCTGCCGGTGATCGTCTTCTTCTCGTCGCTGATTGCCGTGCTTTACTACCTGGGCATTATGCAGCTGGTCATTCGCATTCTCGGCGGCGCGCTGCGGGCGGTACTGAAGACCTCGCGTACCGAATCGCTGTCGGCCACGGCGAACATCTTCGTTGGTCAGACCGAAGCGCCGCTGGTGGTGCGTCCTTATATCGCCACTATGACCCGCTCGGAGCTGTTTGCGGTCATGTGCGGCGGCCTGGCCTCGGTGGCAGGTTCCGTGCTGGCGGGCTATGCGCAGATGGGCGTTCCGCTGGAGTACCTGATTGCCGCGTCGTTTATGGCGGCGCCGGGTGGATTGCTGTTTGCCAAAATTATCGTACCGGAAACGGAAACGCCGGACGATAACCCGGCTCATGACCGCCAGAGCGCTGACGCGGATAAACCGGCCAACGTGCTGGACGCCGCCGCCTCCGGCGCCGCGTCTGGTATGCAGCTGGCGCTCAACGTCGGCGCGATGCTGCTGGCGTTTATCGCGCTGATCGCCCTGCTGAACGGCATTCTGTCCGGCGTCGGCGGCTGGTTTAACCATCCGGAGCTGTCGCTGCAGATGATCCTCGGCTGGGTCTTCTCACCGCTGGCGTGGGTGATCGGCGTGCCGTGGCACGAAGCGACGGTAGCGGGGTCGTTTATCGGCCAGAAGCTGATCATTAACGAGTTCGTGGCCTATATGAACTTTGGCGAGTATCTGAAGGCGGACGCCGAGGTGGCGGCGGCCGGGCTGCAGGTTATTTCAGATCACACTAAAGCCATTATCTCTTTCGCGCTGTGCGGATTCGCTAACCTGTCATCGATCGCCATCCTGATCGGCGGCCTCGGGGGGATGGCGCCCAACCGGCGTCAGGATATCGCCCAGCTTGGGCTGCGTGCGGTGGCGGCGGGGACGCTGTCTAACCTGATGAGCGCCACCATCGCCGGGGTTTTCCTCGCCCTCTAA
- a CDS encoding metal-dependent hydrolase, which produces MTHRFIDTHCHFDFPPFAEDEVASLARAAQAGVGRIIVPAISAERFSRVLALAAQHEALYAALGLHPIVIEQHTDEGLAQLEASLAQRPPKLVAVGEIGLDLYRDEPQFDRQQALLEAQLCLAKRYDLPVILHSRRTHDKLAMLLKKHALPRTGVVHGFAGSLQQAERFVQLGYKIGVGGTITYPRASKTREVMARLPLSALLLETDAPDMPLNGFQGQPNRPEQAARVFDALCELRSEPPAAIAEGIMRNTLALFSLPSATVW; this is translated from the coding sequence GTGACGCACCGTTTTATCGATACCCACTGCCATTTCGATTTTCCCCCCTTCGCGGAAGATGAGGTCGCCAGCCTGGCGCGTGCGGCGCAGGCCGGCGTCGGGCGAATTATCGTTCCGGCCATCTCCGCTGAGCGTTTTAGCCGCGTGCTGGCGCTGGCGGCGCAGCACGAGGCGCTGTATGCCGCGCTGGGCCTGCATCCGATTGTCATCGAGCAGCACACCGATGAGGGGCTGGCGCAACTGGAGGCGTCGCTGGCGCAGCGCCCGCCAAAACTGGTGGCGGTGGGGGAGATTGGTCTCGATCTCTATCGCGACGAGCCGCAGTTCGATCGTCAGCAGGCGCTGCTGGAAGCGCAGCTGTGTCTGGCGAAGCGTTACGATCTGCCGGTGATCCTCCACTCCCGACGCACCCACGATAAGCTGGCGATGCTGCTGAAAAAACATGCCCTGCCGCGTACCGGGGTGGTACATGGCTTCGCCGGCAGCCTGCAGCAGGCCGAGCGTTTCGTGCAGCTTGGCTATAAGATCGGCGTTGGCGGCACCATTACCTATCCCCGCGCCAGCAAAACCCGCGAGGTGATGGCGCGTCTGCCGCTTTCAGCCCTGCTGCTGGAGACCGATGCCCCGGATATGCCGCTCAATGGCTTCCAGGGCCAGCCCAATCGCCCGGAGCAAGCTGCGCGGGTATTTGACGCCCTGTGCGAACTCCGGTCGGAGCCGCCGGCAGCCATAGCCGAAGGGATAATGCGCAACACGCTTGCCTTGTTTTCCCTGCCCTCAGCCACTGTATGGTGA
- a CDS encoding patatin family protein, whose protein sequence is MGQRIPVTLGNIAPLAVKPFRPGKLALVCEGGGQRGIFTAGVLDEFMRAGFNPFDLMLGTSAGAQNLSAYMCNQQGYARKVITRYTTSRQFFDPMRFVRGGNLIDLDWLVEATSQQMPLAMNYAETQFALGKELWMCACRGDDYSASYFSPTPQTWLDLIRASSAIPGFYRSGVLLDGVSYLDGGVSDAIPVQEAARRGAQTIVVIRTVPSQMFYTPEWFKRMERWLGESSLQPLVNLVHHHETTYRAIQQFIEKPPGKLRIFEIYPQRPLRSMALGSRLPALLEDYKTGRQCGRYFLATVGKLLADRPPLLRHAPRIARPAPVVVPPVPVANEAPQATIIAAPQANDASFNHEDLA, encoded by the coding sequence GTGGGGCAACGCATTCCCGTTACGCTGGGCAATATCGCCCCGCTGGCGGTTAAACCCTTCCGACCAGGCAAGCTGGCGCTGGTGTGTGAAGGCGGGGGACAGCGAGGGATTTTCACCGCCGGGGTTCTGGACGAATTCATGCGCGCCGGATTTAACCCCTTTGACCTGATGCTGGGGACCTCCGCGGGGGCGCAAAACCTCTCCGCTTACATGTGTAATCAGCAAGGCTATGCCCGCAAAGTCATCACACGCTACACCACCTCACGCCAGTTTTTCGATCCGATGCGCTTTGTGCGCGGCGGCAACCTTATCGATCTCGACTGGCTGGTGGAGGCCACCTCGCAGCAGATGCCGCTGGCCATGAACTATGCCGAAACGCAGTTCGCGTTGGGCAAAGAGCTGTGGATGTGCGCCTGTCGCGGCGACGATTACTCCGCCAGCTATTTTTCACCGACGCCGCAAACCTGGCTGGATCTGATCCGCGCCTCCAGCGCCATCCCCGGGTTTTACCGCAGCGGCGTGTTGCTTGACGGCGTTAGCTACCTTGACGGCGGCGTCAGCGATGCGATCCCGGTACAGGAGGCGGCCCGCCGCGGCGCTCAGACCATCGTGGTGATCCGCACTGTCCCTTCGCAGATGTTTTACACCCCGGAGTGGTTTAAGCGGATGGAGCGCTGGCTGGGGGAGAGCAGCCTGCAGCCGCTGGTCAATCTGGTGCATCATCACGAAACCACCTATCGCGCCATCCAGCAGTTCATCGAAAAACCGCCCGGCAAACTGCGGATCTTCGAAATCTATCCCCAGCGGCCGCTGCGCAGCATGGCGCTTGGCAGCCGACTGCCGGCGCTGCTGGAGGACTACAAAACCGGACGCCAGTGCGGCCGTTATTTCCTGGCCACCGTGGGTAAACTGCTGGCCGACCGGCCGCCGCTGTTGCGCCACGCGCCGCGTATCGCCCGGCCTGCGCCGGTGGTGGTGCCGCCGGTGCCGGTGGCCAATGAAGCGCCGCAGGCGACCATCATCGCTGCGCCGCAGGCCAATGACGCAAGCTTTAATCATGAGGATCTGGCGTGA
- a CDS encoding DUF1328 domain-containing protein encodes MFRWGIIFLVIALIAAALGFGGLAGTAAGAAKIVFVVGIILFLVSLFTGRRRP; translated from the coding sequence ATGTTTCGATGGGGAATTATTTTTCTGGTCATTGCATTAATTGCTGCGGCCCTGGGCTTTGGTGGTCTGGCGGGTACTGCCGCTGGCGCCGCGAAAATCGTCTTTGTCGTCGGGATTATCCTGTTCCTGGTGAGCCTGTTTACAGGACGCAGACGTCCGTAG
- the osmY gene encoding molecular chaperone OsmY — protein sequence MTRLKNANMLLALFLGLAALNASAETEKTTVDSAKSAASNAGEAVDNSINKVGDFMDDSTITARVKAALIDHKDINSGDISVKTENKVVTLSGDVTSAEQKSQALSVAKAVEGVSQVNDKLTVQHKSSSETATLKGYAGDTAITSEVKAKLLADDIVPSRNVKVETNAGAVHLTGTVASAAQAERAAEIAKAVSGVKSVRNDLSVK from the coding sequence ATGACCAGACTAAAGAATGCCAATATGTTGCTGGCGCTCTTCTTAGGCTTAGCCGCGTTGAACGCCTCGGCAGAGACGGAAAAAACAACGGTAGACAGTGCGAAGTCAGCTGCCAGCAATGCGGGAGAGGCGGTAGACAATTCGATTAATAAAGTCGGCGATTTTATGGACGACAGCACTATTACCGCACGGGTAAAGGCGGCGCTGATCGACCATAAAGATATTAACTCCGGCGATATTTCGGTGAAAACGGAAAACAAAGTGGTCACCCTCAGCGGCGACGTCACCAGTGCTGAACAGAAAAGTCAGGCGCTGAGCGTGGCAAAAGCGGTCGAAGGCGTCTCTCAGGTCAACGACAAGCTGACGGTGCAGCACAAATCGTCGAGTGAGACGGCGACGCTGAAAGGCTATGCCGGGGACACCGCTATTACCAGCGAAGTGAAGGCTAAGCTGCTGGCGGATGACATTGTCCCTTCGCGCAATGTGAAAGTCGAAACTAACGCCGGCGCAGTGCATCTGACCGGTACGGTGGCTTCCGCGGCGCAGGCTGAGCGCGCCGCAGAGATTGCGAAAGCGGTTTCCGGTGTGAAAAGCGTCCGCAACGATCTTAGCGTGAAGTAA
- the prfC gene encoding peptide chain release factor 3 — translation MTLSPYLQEVAKRRTFAIISHPDAGKTTITEKVLLFGQAIQTAGTVKGRGSSQHAKSDWMEMEKQRGISITTSVMQFPYHDCLVNLLDTPGHEDFSEDTYRTLTAVDCCLMVIDAAKGVEDRTRKLMEVTRLRDTPILTFMNKLDRDIRDPMELLDEVENELKIGCAPITWPIGCGKLFKGVYHLYKDETYLYQTGKGHTIQEVRIVKGLNNPDLDAAVGEDLAQQLRDELELVQGASNEFDKDLFLAGEITPVFFGTALGNFGVDHMLDGLVEWAPAPMPRNTDTREVTATEEKFTGFVFKIQANMDPKHRDRVAFMRVVSGKYEKGMKLRQVRIGKDVVISDALTFMAGDRSHVEEAYPGDIIGLHNHGTIQIGDTFTQGEMMKFTGIPNFAPELFRRIRLKDPLKQKQLLKGLVQLSEEGAVQVFRPIANNDLIVGAVGVLQFDVVVARLKSEYNVEAIYESVNVATARWVESTDVKKFEEFKRKNEVQLALDGGDNLTYIAPTMVNLNLTQERYPDVVFRKTREH, via the coding sequence ATGACGTTGTCTCCTTATCTGCAAGAGGTGGCCAAACGCCGCACTTTTGCCATTATTTCTCACCCGGATGCCGGTAAGACCACCATCACCGAAAAGGTGCTGCTGTTCGGACAGGCGATTCAGACCGCCGGTACCGTAAAAGGTCGTGGCTCCAGCCAGCACGCGAAATCCGACTGGATGGAAATGGAAAAGCAGCGTGGTATCTCGATCACCACCTCGGTGATGCAGTTCCCCTATCATGACTGTCTGGTGAACCTGCTGGATACCCCGGGGCACGAAGACTTCTCGGAAGATACCTACCGTACCCTGACGGCGGTGGACTGCTGCCTGATGGTGATTGACGCGGCAAAAGGCGTCGAAGATCGGACCCGTAAGCTGATGGAAGTCACCCGTCTGCGCGATACGCCGATCCTCACCTTTATGAACAAACTCGACCGTGATATCCGCGATCCGATGGAGCTGCTGGATGAAGTGGAGAACGAGCTGAAAATCGGCTGCGCGCCGATTACCTGGCCTATCGGCTGCGGTAAGCTGTTCAAGGGCGTCTATCATCTCTACAAAGATGAAACCTACCTGTATCAGACCGGTAAAGGCCATACCATCCAGGAAGTGCGCATCGTGAAGGGGCTCAACAACCCGGATCTCGACGCGGCGGTGGGGGAAGATCTGGCGCAGCAGCTGCGCGACGAGCTGGAGCTGGTGCAGGGCGCGTCGAACGAGTTCGATAAAGATCTGTTCCTGGCCGGGGAAATCACCCCGGTGTTCTTCGGGACCGCGTTAGGTAACTTCGGCGTTGACCATATGCTGGATGGCCTGGTGGAGTGGGCGCCGGCGCCGATGCCGCGTAACACCGACACCCGTGAAGTCACCGCGACGGAAGAGAAGTTCACCGGCTTCGTGTTTAAAATTCAGGCCAATATGGACCCGAAACACCGCGACCGCGTGGCTTTCATGCGCGTGGTGTCAGGTAAATATGAGAAAGGCATGAAGCTGCGTCAGGTGCGCATCGGTAAAGACGTGGTGATCTCCGACGCGCTGACCTTTATGGCCGGCGACCGTTCGCACGTTGAAGAAGCCTATCCTGGGGATATCATCGGCCTGCATAACCACGGCACCATTCAGATTGGCGATACCTTCACCCAGGGCGAGATGATGAAGTTCACCGGTATTCCGAACTTCGCACCGGAACTGTTCCGTCGTATTCGCCTGAAGGATCCGCTGAAGCAGAAACAGCTGCTGAAAGGGCTGGTTCAGCTCTCTGAAGAGGGCGCGGTGCAGGTCTTCCGTCCGATCGCCAATAACGATCTGATCGTCGGCGCCGTGGGTGTGCTGCAGTTTGACGTCGTCGTGGCGCGCCTGAAAAGCGAATACAACGTGGAAGCGATTTACGAATCGGTCAACGTGGCCACCGCGCGCTGGGTTGAATCCACTGACGTGAAGAAATTCGAAGAGTTCAAACGTAAAAACGAAGTTCAGCTGGCGCTGGATGGCGGCGATAACCTGACCTACATCGCCCCGACGATGGTCAACCTGAACCTGACGCAGGAGCGTTATCCTGACGTGGTGTTCCGCAAAACGCGCGAGCACTAA
- the yjjG gene encoding pyrimidine 5'-nucleotidase, whose protein sequence is MKWDWIFFDADETLFTFDSFSGLQRMFLDYSVTFTAEDFQDYQAVNKPLWVDYQNGAITSLQLQHQRFDSWAERLNVPPGELNDAFMNAMAEICAPLPGAVSLLNALQGKVKMGIITNGFTSLQQTRLERTGLRDHFDLLIISEEVGVAKPDVRIFDYALAQAGNPPRSRVLMVGDTAESDIRGGVNAGLATCWLNAHQRELPADLEPDWTVTSLSELEQLLCKH, encoded by the coding sequence ATGAAATGGGACTGGATTTTCTTTGATGCCGATGAAACGCTGTTTACGTTTGATTCTTTCAGCGGCTTGCAGCGGATGTTTCTCGACTACAGCGTGACCTTTACCGCCGAAGATTTTCAGGACTATCAGGCCGTGAATAAGCCGCTATGGGTGGATTACCAGAACGGCGCCATCACCTCGCTGCAGCTGCAGCACCAGCGCTTTGACAGCTGGGCGGAACGTTTGAATGTGCCGCCGGGGGAGCTCAACGACGCGTTTATGAATGCGATGGCGGAAATCTGTGCGCCGCTGCCGGGCGCGGTCTCTCTGCTCAACGCGCTGCAGGGCAAGGTCAAGATGGGCATCATCACCAACGGCTTTACCTCGCTGCAGCAGACTCGTCTTGAGCGGACCGGTTTACGCGATCACTTTGATTTGCTGATTATTTCTGAAGAAGTGGGCGTCGCCAAACCGGACGTGCGCATTTTCGATTACGCGCTGGCGCAGGCGGGTAACCCACCGCGCTCGCGGGTGCTAATGGTCGGCGATACCGCCGAGTCGGATATTCGTGGCGGCGTGAATGCCGGACTGGCGACCTGCTGGCTCAATGCGCATCAGCGCGAGCTGCCGGCGGACCTCGAGCCGGACTGGACGGTGACCTCGTTAAGCGAACTGGAGCAGCTCCTGTGTAAACACTGA
- the rimI gene encoding ribosomal protein S18-alanine N-acetyltransferase, translating into MNTISILSTADLTRAWQIETRAHAFPWSEQTLASNQGERYRNYQLSVDGEMAAFAITQVVLDEATLFNIAVDPAYQRRGLGRALLEHVIDEVERLGVVTLWLEVRASNVAAIALYESLGFNEATIRRNYYPTADGREDAIIMALPISM; encoded by the coding sequence ATGAACACGATTTCTATCCTCAGCACAGCTGATTTAACCCGAGCCTGGCAAATCGAAACCCGCGCCCACGCTTTCCCGTGGAGCGAACAGACCCTGGCCAGTAACCAGGGGGAACGCTATCGCAACTATCAGCTGTCGGTGGATGGCGAAATGGCGGCGTTCGCCATTACGCAAGTGGTGCTGGATGAGGCGACGTTGTTCAATATCGCGGTCGATCCCGCTTACCAGCGCCGTGGCCTGGGGCGAGCGCTGCTGGAACACGTCATTGATGAAGTCGAAAGGCTCGGCGTCGTCACGCTATGGCTGGAGGTGCGCGCCTCCAACGTTGCCGCTATCGCGCTGTATGAAAGCTTAGGCTTCAATGAGGCGACGATTCGCCGCAACTACTACCCGACGGCCGACGGGCGCGAAGACGCCATTATTATGGCTCTGCCAATCAGTATGTAA
- a CDS encoding DNA polymerase III subunit psi: MTSRRDWQLQQLGITQWSLRRPGALQGEIAISLPEHIRLVMVAETPPSLTEPLIGDVLRALAVTPDQVLQLTPERVAMLPQDSRCNSWRLGTEASLPLAGAQVSTPAFDELQTSAPARRALWQQICAHEHDFYPQHS, from the coding sequence ATGACATCCCGACGAGACTGGCAACTACAGCAGCTGGGCATTACCCAGTGGTCGCTGCGCCGACCGGGGGCGTTGCAGGGCGAAATCGCTATCTCGCTTCCTGAACATATTCGTCTGGTGATGGTGGCGGAAACCCCGCCGTCGCTGACAGAGCCGCTGATTGGCGACGTATTGCGCGCGCTGGCCGTGACGCCAGATCAGGTCCTGCAGCTGACCCCGGAGCGGGTGGCGATGCTGCCGCAGGACAGCCGCTGCAACAGCTGGCGGTTGGGCACAGAGGCGTCGCTGCCGCTGGCGGGCGCCCAGGTGTCCACCCCCGCTTTTGATGAACTCCAGACCAGCGCGCCGGCTCGCAGGGCGCTCTGGCAACAAATCTGCGCACATGAACACGATTTCTATCCTCAGCACAGCTGA
- the rsmC gene encoding 16S rRNA (guanine(1207)-N(2))-methyltransferase RsmC yields the protein MSAFTPASEVLLRHSDDFESARVLFAGDLQDDLPARLDTAASRAHTQQFHHWQVLNRQMGDTVRFSLVAEAADVAECDTLIYYWPKNKPEAQFQLMNLLSLLPVGSDIFVVGENRSGVRSAEQMLAEYAPLNKVDSARRCGLYHGRLEKQPAFDADAFWGEYTLDNLTIKTLPGVFSRDGLDVGSQLLLSTLEPHTKGKVLDVGCGAGVLAAALASHSPKVRLTLCDVSAPAVEASRATLAANGLAGDVFASNVFSEVNGRFDMIISNPPFHDGLQTSLEAAQALIRGAVRHLNSGGELRIVANAFLPYPQVLDETFGFHEVIAQTGRFKVYRTIMTRQAKK from the coding sequence ATGTCCGCTTTTACCCCGGCAAGTGAAGTCTTGCTGCGCCACAGTGATGATTTCGAGTCCGCCCGCGTTCTGTTTGCCGGTGACCTGCAGGATGACCTGCCTGCGCGTCTGGATACCGCGGCCAGCCGCGCCCACACCCAACAGTTCCACCACTGGCAGGTCCTCAACCGCCAGATGGGAGACACCGTCCGTTTTAGCTTAGTGGCTGAGGCCGCTGACGTCGCCGAATGCGACACCCTGATCTACTACTGGCCAAAGAATAAACCAGAGGCACAGTTCCAGCTGATGAACCTGCTCTCTCTGCTGCCGGTGGGAAGCGACATTTTCGTCGTCGGTGAAAACCGCAGCGGCGTCCGCAGCGCGGAGCAGATGCTGGCTGAATACGCGCCATTAAACAAAGTGGATAGCGCCCGCCGCTGTGGCCTCTATCATGGCCGACTGGAAAAGCAGCCCGCCTTCGACGCCGATGCCTTCTGGGGCGAATACACACTGGATAATCTGACGATTAAAACCCTGCCAGGCGTCTTTAGCCGCGACGGGCTGGACGTCGGCAGCCAGCTGCTGCTCTCCACCCTCGAGCCGCATACCAAAGGGAAAGTGCTGGACGTCGGCTGCGGCGCAGGCGTGCTGGCCGCCGCGCTGGCCAGCCATTCGCCGAAAGTGCGCCTGACCCTGTGCGACGTCAGCGCCCCTGCGGTCGAAGCCAGCCGCGCGACGCTTGCCGCCAACGGCCTGGCTGGCGATGTGTTTGCCAGCAACGTCTTCTCCGAGGTCAATGGTCGCTTCGACATGATCATCTCCAACCCGCCATTCCATGACGGGCTGCAGACCAGCCTCGAAGCCGCCCAGGCGCTGATCCGCGGCGCGGTTCGCCATCTGAACAGCGGCGGCGAGCTGCGCATTGTCGCCAACGCCTTCCTGCCGTATCCGCAGGTGCTGGATGAGACGTTCGGCTTCCATGAGGTGATCGCCCAGACCGGACGTTTTAAGGTCTATCGCACCATCATGACCCGTCAGGCGAAAAAATAG
- a CDS encoding DUF1435 domain-containing protein gives MLQRALGSGWGVIVPGALIVALGYAGVSADVWRTLVAVGMLMSAAMIWHRQLRHFILLPSCVALVGGIMLMLVDIKLRG, from the coding sequence ATGCTGCAGCGAGCATTAGGAAGCGGTTGGGGAGTCATCGTTCCCGGCGCGCTGATTGTCGCTCTCGGGTATGCCGGGGTGTCGGCTGACGTATGGCGGACGCTGGTCGCGGTGGGCATGCTGATGTCCGCGGCGATGATATGGCATCGTCAACTGCGCCATTTTATTCTGCTGCCATCGTGCGTTGCACTGGTTGGTGGAATAATGCTGATGCTTGTGGATATCAAACTGAGGGGATAA
- a CDS encoding GGDEF domain-containing protein gives MTAQTWRAHYAQKYQYSLRLFLLLNFISSSLSLVTPLFTVVRFTLPCALIVACSGLLLLWHWKWPQSKINIPAISLLFGMLWAWHVVTKAMLLTPPHFNYLVIALLSILFIGTIAFSNNITAFTLHSLPTFLACLIMAEGEQWLRMTYCFMLPIAGITLQNIIQKRSDAFTQGLMDKLMQERNTLNDLSMLDPLTGLYNRRGLQNRLDTLLALDGDNHFVLLLDIDHFKAYNDHYGHMMGDQALIRVSAAIRNAVRSRDIVARFGGEEFMVLLTNSSEETAWQAAERIRQRVYDLKIPHMFNESVATNVTISIGLTPLIDDNIEQALARADGALYDAKNKGRNIILAS, from the coding sequence ATGACTGCACAAACCTGGCGAGCACACTACGCACAAAAATATCAATATTCCTTACGGCTTTTTTTACTGCTTAATTTCATTTCATCCTCTCTGTCGCTGGTCACCCCCCTATTTACGGTAGTTCGTTTTACGCTGCCTTGCGCCCTGATCGTGGCCTGCAGCGGGTTGCTGCTGCTCTGGCACTGGAAATGGCCGCAATCGAAAATAAATATTCCCGCTATCTCGTTGTTATTTGGCATGCTATGGGCATGGCACGTAGTGACAAAGGCGATGCTATTGACACCGCCGCATTTTAACTATCTGGTGATCGCCCTATTAAGCATTCTGTTTATCGGCACCATCGCTTTTTCCAATAATATCACTGCCTTTACCCTCCACTCTTTACCGACTTTCCTTGCCTGCCTGATAATGGCGGAGGGGGAACAATGGTTGCGCATGACTTACTGTTTTATGCTGCCTATTGCCGGTATTACCCTGCAAAATATTATCCAGAAGCGCAGCGATGCCTTCACACAAGGATTAATGGATAAACTCATGCAGGAACGCAACACCCTCAACGATCTCAGTATGCTGGATCCTCTGACCGGTTTGTATAACCGCCGCGGACTGCAGAATCGCCTCGATACCCTGCTGGCGCTGGACGGCGACAACCACTTCGTGCTGCTCCTCGATATCGATCATTTCAAAGCCTATAACGATCACTATGGTCATATGATGGGCGACCAGGCGCTCATTCGCGTCTCTGCTGCCATTCGCAACGCCGTACGCTCGCGCGATATTGTCGCCCGCTTTGGCGGAGAGGAGTTTATGGTGCTGCTGACCAACAGCAGCGAAGAAACGGCATGGCAGGCTGCCGAACGTATTCGGCAGCGGGTCTATGACCTGAAAATCCCGCATATGTTTAATGAAAGCGTCGCCACCAACGTGACCATCAGTATTGGCCTGACGCCGCTCATTGATGACAATATTGAGCAAGCGCTGGCGCGCGCCGACGGCGCACTCTATGACGCTAAGAATAAAGGCCGCAACATTATTCTGGCCAGTTAA
- the fhuF gene encoding siderophore-iron reductase FhuF — translation MAWRSLPLSDELIWRAPLPTAERALAESIREKIATLRPHLLDFLRLDESAPGHALTLAEWSRPTALRSLLATYSDHIYRHQPTLTREAKPLLSLWAQWYIGLLVPPLMLALLNEPQGLSLAPEHFHVEFHESGRAACFWIDVHSDAGIERLSPLSRMDALVTRTLQPVIEALEATGEINGKLIWSNTGYLINWYLGEMRALLGDEQLAALRQHCFFEKQLADGQDNPLWRTVVLREGQLVRRTCCQRYRLPDVQQCGDCTLK, via the coding sequence ATGGCCTGGCGTTCCCTTCCTCTCAGCGATGAACTTATCTGGCGGGCCCCTTTGCCGACGGCTGAGCGCGCCCTGGCGGAGAGTATTCGGGAAAAAATCGCCACCCTTCGCCCCCATCTGCTCGATTTCCTGCGCCTGGATGAATCCGCTCCAGGGCACGCTTTGACGCTTGCCGAGTGGTCGCGACCCACCGCCTTACGCTCTCTGCTGGCCACTTATTCCGATCATATCTATCGTCATCAGCCAACGCTGACACGGGAAGCGAAACCTCTGCTCTCGCTCTGGGCGCAATGGTACATCGGTCTGCTGGTGCCGCCGCTGATGCTGGCATTGCTCAATGAACCACAGGGTCTCAGCCTGGCGCCGGAACATTTCCACGTCGAATTTCACGAAAGCGGCAGGGCGGCCTGTTTCTGGATTGATGTCCATAGCGATGCCGGTATTGAGAGACTGTCACCGCTGTCGCGAATGGATGCCCTGGTGACGCGCACCCTGCAGCCGGTTATTGAGGCGCTGGAAGCCACGGGCGAGATCAATGGCAAACTTATCTGGAGCAATACTGGCTATCTGATTAACTGGTATCTTGGGGAAATGCGCGCGCTGTTGGGGGATGAGCAGCTTGCCGCCCTGCGCCAGCACTGTTTCTTCGAAAAACAACTCGCCGATGGTCAGGATAACCCACTATGGCGAACGGTTGTGCTGCGTGAAGGACAGTTAGTCCGACGCACCTGCTGCCAGCGCTATCGCCTGCCGGACGTCCAACAGTGCGGCGACTGCACGTTAAAATAA